The following DNA comes from Desulfatiglans anilini DSM 4660.
AAAAATCGCGACCGTAAAATGAGTAGTGACCATAAAATCGACTAACATACTGAAATATCAGCTTTCGGTAAAAAAAATGGCAAACTTGGGTTAAGAGCCACCCTACCTTTGGAGACATAAAATCGGTCGAAGATCACAAGAGACTGTGCGCATCCTTCGAAAACCGGCCGGGGATTATTGGACCAGTTGCGCAATAAGTCTCCGATTTATATGCGGATATCTGTTTTGCAGCGATCCTGTCAAGCAGTAGGCACACTCTTTGCTCATCTCTAGATTATCAGTGGAAGAGGCATTGAGCCCGGGAGGATCCCATAGTGCAACTCCTTCTGCTTCAGCATTATTTAACCAGAGCAGATTATGTATTGGGACGCTCTGCCAACGAGCGGATGGGAAGTGCGTGTCGTTCATAATGTGCGAATATAAGATCTATGGTTACCTATAATTATATTTAAAAAGTACAAGGAGGTCTGACATGCTGTGCAGAGTGGCAGAAAAGGTGCGAGGCTTTACATTGCTGGAGTTGATGATTGTAGTGGCTATCATAGCAGTCATGGCAACGATCGCCATCCCAAATTATGTAAACTACCAGTGCAAGGCAAAGCAAGCTGAGGCGAAAACTCTTCTGGGTAATATTGCCGTCGCTGAAGAGGCCTATTACACAGAAAATAATATTTACTCATATGATTTTGCCGAGATCGGATTTGCGAGCAAAGGCGATGCTAGATATGTCTATGCTATCTCGGAAGCGAATAACGTATCATTTATTGCGACAGCTTTTGCCGAAAGCCTCAAAGGGGACAAGGACGATAAGTGGACTATCAACCATGAGCGCGTTTTGGAAAATCAAATAAACGCATGTGCGCCATAAGAGTGAAATTAACCCATAACCTAGTGGCTACCGATCACAGGGTCTGAATCAAACGGTGGGCTGAACGATCCAGGCGAGGTCCGGCTCCTGACCCTGGAGGTATGCGCGCAGGGCATCGACAGGCACGGGGAAATTAATTTCTATGAAGCCGGCAAGTCTGCCTGAGTGAGAGAATACGCACCAAGCCACGGTTGCCTTTTTCACGGGGTATACCCTGGCTGGAGTTTTTGGTGATAAATTTAACTTTGTAATTTTTAATAGATTTTTGATGCTTGAAAAGTAAAGAATATTTGGATGGTATACTTGCAGATAGATAATGATCGTTAAATTAAAGCTCAATAAATCTGGCAAAGAAGTTGTGCAGATTAAGCCGCAACCATTTCTGTGTGAAGTTCAGCGATAAAATATTCCACGCCGTATATATTCTTTTTTCTGCAATTTTTTTATTTGGAATATATTGTAATACGCTCTCAAGTCCATTTCTTTTTGATGATTTAATTAATATTGTCAATAACCAAAATTTGAAGATAGACAGATTTGGATTAAAAGAAATAGGTAATATATTCGCAGAAGAAAATCCATGTCAAAACAGACCTCTGGCGTATGTATCGTTTGCTTGGAACTTCTCGCTTGGAAAACTGGATCCATGGGGTTATCACATCTTCAATATCGTGGTCCATGTTTTAAATTGTCTTTTGCTATATCTTTTCCTTCTGCAAACCATCCATTCAAGCTGGATGCAGGATGCCTATAGGCAACAAGGTCGCTGGCTGGCCTGTTTCGCCGCGCTAGCATGGGCGGCTCATCCGATTCAGACCAACGCTGTCACTTATATTGTTCAGCGAATGACCAGCTTGGCCGCTTTTTTTGGGCTTTTGAGCC
Coding sequences within:
- a CDS encoding type IV pilin protein, which encodes MLCRVAEKVRGFTLLELMIVVAIIAVMATIAIPNYVNYQCKAKQAEAKTLLGNIAVAEEAYYTENNIYSYDFAEIGFASKGDARYVYAISEANNVSFIATAFAESLKGDKDDKWTINHERVLENQINACAP